The genome window GAAGGCGTATACTTCAGCAATTTAGCCAACGGCACCCGGTTGAATAAGGTTACGAAACTTTCCCGTGAGCATTATGAAATAACCATTAGTTCTGAATTTATACCCACCAATTCTAGTTCTTTTTTTGCTTTTCAACTTTGGGCTGATGAGAAAAAGACGATTAAGATAAGTTTGAAGTACACCGAGTACAAACACAGATACATTCCAAAATTAAGTGAAGATGGTTTAATTTGGCGACCAATTAAGGGATTGATTCTGAGCGAAAGTGACACTACTGCAACGTTCGATATTACATTGTCTTCAAAAAAACTGTGGTTGTCAGCTCAAGAAATAGAATCGTCTGAACATACTTATGAATGGCTAGACAAATTTATATCAAATAAATCTTACATTCGAAAACATTCAGTTGGTAAAACAGTCTTAAAGCAAGATTTGTTCGTGGTTTCTTCTGAACAGGAAAGTGTAAAGCCTAGTGTAGTATTAATTGCGAGACAACACCCACCAGAAATTCCAGGGGGAGTCATTGCTTTTAAGGCGTTTTTTGAGGAAGTCATGGGTGTCTCTAATCTAGCCCAGAACTTTAGAAAAGAGTTTAACATTTACGCCTTTCCTCTTCTAAATCCTGATGGCGCGGATAACGGTAATTGGCGTCACAACTCAAACGGGAAAGATCTAAACCGTGATTGGGAAGCGTTCACTCAACCAGAAACCCTCGCTGTTAAAAATTTTGTCATAGAAAAAGTTAAACAAGAAAATAAAAGTATATGGTTCGGTATCGACTTTCATACTTCATACAATGGACCTTATTTACTGATTTTGAATGAAGAAAATGAGCAAATGGCAAAAACACGGATCATTCCTCGCTTGATTAACAATATCAATGATCAAACACCGATATTTAACCAATATCGTAGAAGGGATCAAGATCTACCTTATTGCTATAACTGGTTTTATAAGGCTTTTGGTTCGGAGGCTATAACCTATGAAGAAGGGGACGAAACGGACCGCAGTATTATAAAAGCTAGAGCCAGGTTATACGCAAAATCATTAATGCAACAAATGTTATTGGAATTAAAACTTAAATAAAGCTCATTGCCGAACAACACTTTTTAACTGCCCTCATCCTTAGGTCAGCTGTTTATTCTACAGCTGACAATCATAATGATTATGGTCCTGCTTCCGCTTAGCGAAGCTTTCTGACATGACTGTTGATGCGACAAAGCGGTCTAAGTCTAGGAGTCAAAACCATTTAAGAAGATGATCACTTTGTAAAGGAAAGCAGAGATGAATCTTCTAATCACCACCCCTCTGCTTACCTCTCTTAAAACTGTATTTAAAAACTAGATATTCTAGAAATAAATGGTTATTTTTCTATCAGTTTAATTTTCTTCTACTGCTTAAGTCGTGACGCTAAAACTAAATCATCACATATCTCTGTACTATTAGATAACCAGCAGAGCTTTATTCTTTGCAGGTTTGAAGCCAAAGTTGAAGTTAATGTCGAGAATCCCTCTGGAGTTATTTTCTTACCGTTATAACTCGTAATAATATCGCCTGTTTTTAAACCTAAGTTGTCAGCACCTGTTTTAGCGGAGACATCATTTACGATTGCCCCCAACTTATGAGGCATTAGTCTTAAACCACTTTTATCCAAATTAATCGGGCGATCAAAATTCTGGTTAGGTTTAATAAATAGTTGCTCATTGCGGTAATCAAAAATAATATTGAAATGCTTAAGAAACTGATTACCTAGCAATTCACTATTTTCGACGTCTTTATTGCTCGACATATTAAATAGAACAGGCACATTGTTTTTACTATAACGTCCTAATGATAGTGATTTACTATTAGACACATGCACAGTGCTATAGCCATTTAGTCCTTGAATTCTTGATGGATAATAAGGTGCCAAATAATTTTCATGCTGCGCTTGAACTATTTCAAAAGTACCAGAAAAACCAGTATCGATAAGTAGCTTTAAAGGCGTTACTTGTTTCGTGCTTAGCTGTGCATCAACGGAGACATAGGACATACCGCCTTCGATTGATATTGGTAACGGGTGCCAACTTTTATCATGTTCTATCTCTGCTTTAGCATAATCAGTCTGCTCCGACAGGGTAATTATCGCTTTATCGTAATCAACTTTGATGGCAAATCTTTTTAAAAAGTCATAACCAATAATGCCGTCAAAGAAAACGGAATCACGATCCTTAAAAAAAGGGACAGAGCTAACGGGGAGGTGAATAATAGTTTGCTCTATTAATTCAATATCGCCTAGAGTTACATTTATATTTGGCACTACATTGGCGATTGATTGAAAGCTTTCACCACCACCAGAGATGTCTAATTTAGTGTCTGATTTTAACTCTAATGAATGAGTATCGTTACTTTCTAAAATAACAGTAGCTGCAGCTCCTGTGTCGAAAACAAAATTCAGTGGTTCACTTCCATTTATACTGACCGGCACAATGATCAAATCAGAAACCAAGGTAAACGGTATCTGTGTGGTGTTGCTATTACTGAGCCACTTATGTGTCGAAGTGGCGTTGGCATAAGTGAATTTTGCGGCTTGAAATAATTGGCAACCACTTAATGCTGCGGTAATAAGCGCAATAACTAATAAATTGAACAATCCAGGTTTTAATTTCATCACTTTACTTTTTTTGTTGCAGAGAATGAACTATAGGAAGCTATTACCATGCCAATATAATTAAGTGAATAAAATCAATGCAATACAGTTTCTGAGCCATGCATATGTGTGGCTAATGTTCGGTTTTGTTGTTGACCTGTTCGATAATGGCCCGTTCAACTTTACGATCATATATATTTATGAAAGAGGCTATGCAGCTGCCTAAATTTCAAAAATCCGCTGGACTCTTAGGTTGAAAGTAATTTTATTAATTAGTGCCCACAAAAGTAATGACTGCTATCAAGCCAACAACAGAAGTTTACTCTGAGCTGCTACTCAATTCAGCTTTGCGAAGTTTGCAGTCATCCCATAGTTAAACATTGTAATAATTTCATTTCCGGTTTGTGGCATATCTTGACCTAACCAATTGTACGACTAGGTCAAAACTGATAGGTAAAAGTGTCAGCTCAAATATGAGCTGCTACATTTGAATATATGGGCGAATTGTAATAAAGCTTATTTCTAATAATTGATTTTTGTCTAATTTTATAATTACAATAAATTCAAACTAATTATTAAGAGTTCAATGTTTATTAATTCCAACTAAACAACTTGCCCTGCCGCCCAGCCGCTCGACCAGGCCCATTGGAAATTGTAACCACCAAGCCAGCCGGTTACGTCGGCTACTTCACCAATAAAATATAAGCCAGAGGCCTTTTTACTTTCCATGGTTTTTGAGGATAGTTCGTCAGTATCGACGCCGCCTAAAGTGACCTCAGCAGTACGATAACCTTCGGTGCCATTAGGTTTTATTTGCCAATGATGAAAGTAATTAGCAATGTCTTTAAACTCATGATGGTTTAATTGATTCATTGGTTTATCTGGCAGTTCCTCTGCGTCATATAAACGTTCAATTAATCGCTTAGGCAACAAGTGGCTTAACACTGTTTTTAATGCTCGTTGTGGGCTTTCTTGGCGAATATCTTGCAGTCGCTGCTCTAAATCAAAATCAGGAATTAAATTGATACTCACTGATTGGCCAGCTTGCCAAAACGATGAAATTTGTAAAATTGCCGGGCCAGATAAGCCACGATGGGTAAATAAGATGTTTTCTCGAAAGCTAGTGCCATCTTCACTGCTAACAATGCTGTCGACACTGATGCCTGATAAGCCATCGAAGCGTTGCTTGTCTTGCTCATGCAAAGTAAAAGGCACTAAGGCTGCACATGTTGGTAAAACCTTTAAACCAAACTGCTCGGCAATTTTATAACCAATTGGGGTTGCACCAAGCTTCGGCATGGTTAATCCACCAGCAGCAACAACTAATGACTGACAGTGAAAATCTTTGCCATTAGTGGTAACAATATAACCATCATCAGTCTTGTTTACTTTATGCACTTCAGATTGAAGGTGAATACTTACTCCGGCCCAGTCGCACTCAGTTAAAAGCATATCAACAATATTATGTGCCGAGTCATCACAAAATAGCTGGCCTAAAGTTTTATGATGATATTCAACACCATGGCGTTCAACCATATCGATAAAATCGTATTGGGTGTAACGGCTCAGCGCCGACTTTACAAAGTGGGGATTAGTACAAAGGTAGTTATCCGGCTCGGCATTTTGATTGGTAAAATTACAACGACCGCCACCACTAATGATGATTTTTCGGCCGGGCTTTTTACCCATATCAACTACCGCAACGCTGCGGCCACGGTAGCCGGCATTAATAGCACACATTAGGCCGGCAGCGCCGGCGCCAATAACAACTACATCTACTTTTTCAAGTGCCATTTACATGCCTGGTTCAGGTACTGCTGAAGTTGAGCCTTGCTTAGCCATTTCAGCTAAATCCTTATCAACAAAGAATAATGCGTGACCATCGTTACCAACCAATTCAATTTTATCAATGATGCTTTTAAACAACGTTTCTTCTTCATGTTGTTCAGAAACAAACCATTGTAAAAAGTTAAAGGTTGAATAGTCTTGGTTTGTAAAAGCAAAATGCGCTAATGAGTTAATTTTCTCAGTAATTAAACACTCATGCTCATAAGTCGCCTGAAATACATCAACAAGAGATTTAAATTCATGCGGCGGAGCTTCGATAGCACCTAAAATTGGCATCGCGCCAGTTTCACTAACATAAGTGAAAAGACGGTTCATATGTTGCATTTCTTCAATAGCATGCTTATGCATGAATGCCGCAGCACCTTCAAAGCCTTTGTCTTCACACCAGGCACTCATTTGCAGGTACAAATTTGATGAATAAAATTCTAAATTAATTTGGCTGTTTAATTGCTGAACCATTTCTTTTTTTAACATAATAATCTCTTTACTATTTTTTATTAAAGTACGGCAAGTATGCTTTCAGCGGTACTTACTTCAAATTCTTTCGGTGCTTCTACATGAAGATGCGTAACAACACCGTTCTCAATTACCATGGCGTAACGTTGAGAACGCAAACCGCCAAAGCTTGCTGTATCCATTGTTAAGCCTAATGATTTGGTAAAGCTACCATCGCCATCAGCTAACATCATTAAGTGCTCAGCATTTTGAGCATTTCCCCATGCTTCCATTACAAAGGCATCATTTACCGATAAACATATAATTTGATCTACACCTTTGGCTTTAAATGCATCAAAGTTAACCACATAGCCAGGTAAGTGAGATACTGAACATGTTGGCGTAAATGCCCCCGGCACCGCAAACATCACTGTTTTTTTATTGGCAAATAATTCATCGCTGTTGTGATTTTCCATACCGCTAGCAGTGAGCTGTTGTAATGTGCCTGCTGGAATAGTGTCGTTTACTTTTATCATGAGAAACCTTTCTACTGTGTTATGAAGATGGGTATTGATTCAATTTTTTACATCAAGATTATAAGACGAATATTGTCATTTGTCTGAATTAATGTAATTAATCGCGTAAACTAATAGCAAAATAACTTTATAGATTAAATATTTCATGCCTGAAGCCTCTGGAAAAACCGTAGCAATTTTCGTCGATGTGCAAAACATTTATTATACCTGTCGCCAAGGGTTTAATCGCAGCTTTGACTACAATACGTTTTGGGCTTATGCCGGTGCTAATCATCAAATTATTAAGGCTAATGCCTATGCCATAGATTCAGGCAACGAAAAGCAGCGACAATTTCAAAACATTCTTCGGGCTATTGGTTTTGAGGTAAAACTTAAACCTTACATTCAGCGTAAAGACGGTAGTGCCAAAGGTGATTGGGATGTTGGCATAACATTAGATGCCATTGAATATGGGCCAAAAGCAGATAAAGTCATTTTATTGTCAGGCGATGGGGATTTTGATTTACTGGTAAATAAACTGCGCAGTAAATACAAATGCGAAGTTGAAGTAGTAGGAGTTGAACAATTGACAGCCAACTCACTACTAATAGCGTGTGATAAATTTACCCCTATCAAAGCCGATTTATTACTGTAGTTGCTATTTATCCCGAACTCAGTCTATTTACTCAAGAATGCCTGATAAGCTGGGTTATCAGTTTCTTCTTTATAGTTGAAACCTAAATCTTTTATGTGACGGAAAAATGCCAACTGATTTTCATTGTTCACTTCAATTCCGGCCAGAACTTGACCAAAGGCTGCGCCATGGTTTCGATAATGAAATAGCGATATATTCCACAGCTCACCCAAGGTATCTAAAAACTTCTCTAACGCACCTGGATATTCTGGAAATTCGAATCTAAATAATCGTTCATTTTGTGGTGCTGTCGCTTGCCCGCCAATCATATAACGTACATGCAGTTTAGCCAGTTCATTATCGGTAAAGTCACTGACTTGGTAGCCTTGCTCAGTTAAGTGCTGAATAAGCTGTTCAAGCTCAGCCTTACCTTCACTCAAACGCACACCAACGAAGATGTGTGCTTGTGATGCATCGGCATATCGATAATTAAATTCAGTGATCGCCTTGCCATTCAGAGACTGACAAAAACGGCGGAAACTGCCCTTTTCTTCTGGAATAACGACAGAGAGCACCGCTTCTTTTTGTTCACCTAACTCACAACGCTCTGAAACATAACGCAGTGAATGAAAATTCATATTAGCGCCAGACAGTACTGCCGCTAACTTTTCATTGCCAGAACTGGTTTGGCAATATTTAGTCAACCCGGCCAAAGATAAAGCTCCGGCGGGCTCGGCAATAACTCGAGTTTGCTCAAAAATATCTTTTATGGATGCGCAAATCTCATCACTGGAAACAGTAATAACTTCATCACAAAAATTCTTAATAAGCGAAAAGGTATTACTGCCAATACGCTTTACTGCCACACCATCAGCAAATAGGCCTACATGGTCTAAATCAACCGGTTTTCCAGCTACCATTGCCGCGGCTAGACACGCTGAATCTTCAGCTTCAACACCAATAACTTTAGTGTTTGGTGATAACTGCTTTAAATAAACCGCCATCCCGGCAAGCAGACCTCCGCCACCAACAGGAATAAAGACAACATCAGCATTGGGTAATTGTTGCATTAATTCTTTGGCAACAGTTCCTTGTCCGGCAATCACATCTGGATCATCAAATGGGTGAATAATAGTTTTATTTTCTTGCTCAGCATATTCCATTGAGGCCTGCTGAGCTTCGTTAAAACTTTTACCAACTAAACGTACTTCCGCGCCAAAGCGGCGAACATTGTCGACTTTGATATCAGGCGTAGTGATAGGCATAAAAATAGTGGCTTTGATGCCTAGCTTTTTAGCCGCTAACGCTAAACCTTGCGCATGATTTCCTGCAGATGCGGCAATAACACCATGCTGGCTTTGCTCTTTCGGCAATTGCGCAAGCTTATTATAAGCACCGCGCAATTTAAATGAATGAACAGGTTGTTGATCTTCACGCTTCAAATAAATTTCGTTACCAAGTTTGGTAGATAGCTTTGTGCAACTGGTAAGTTCAGTTTCAACGGCAACATCGTAAACAGGAGCCATTAAAATTCGACGTAAATATTCTAAACCAATATCTCTCATCGCCTGTTCTCCTTTTTTAATAAGCGCATCTACCGCAGTATTGGTCGCCATGATTTCACCTATCCAACCTTAATAACCTAGCTGGTCTAGCAATTCACGATTTCTAACCGCACCTTTGTCAGCACTGGTTGCTAACATTGCATAATTCTTTAACGCATAACTAATTGGACGATCTCGATTCACCGGTGTCCAGGCATCTCTACCTTTTGCATCCATCGCCACACGACGTGCTGCAAGAACTTCTTCAGAAAGTTCTAATTTAATCGAACGGTTAGGAATATCGATATGAATAATGTCGCCTTGCTCAACTAAGCCAATAGTTCCACCGGCTGCAGCTTCTGGCGACACATGACCAATTGATAAACCTGACGTACCACCAGAGAAACGACCATCAGTTAACAACGCACATGCCTTACCTAAGCCCATCGATTTTAAATAAGTCGTTGGGTAAAGCATTTCTTGCATACCAGGACCACCTTTAGGGCCTTCATAACGTATAACAACTACTTCGCCAGCCACTACTTTGCCATCTAAAATACCCGCTACGGCAGCATCTTGGCTTTCAAAAATATGTGCCGGACCAGTAAAAGTCAGGTTATCGTCTGACACGCCAGCTGTTTTAACAACACAACCGTCGACAGCAATATTACCTGAGAGTACTGCTAAACCACCTTCTGTAGAAAAAGCATTTTCTAGATTACGAATACAACCATTTTCTCTGTCATCATCTAAGGTATCCCAGCGACAATCTTGGCTAAATGCTTTTGTGGTACGAATACCAGCAGGTCCTGCGCGGTAGAATTTTTTAACGTCTTCATCGTCTGTGACCGTAATATCATATTTAGCAATTACATCAGCTAATGTAGTACCTAATACATTTGGCACATCGGTAGTTAATAAATTAGCGCGTGCTAATTCACCTAAGATAGCGATTACCCCGCCGGCACGATGCACATCTTCCATATGATATTCAGGCGTTGATGGCGCAACTTTACATAACTGCGGCACAATGCGTGATAATTTATCCATGTCCTCCATGGTATAATCTATTTCAGCTTCTTGTGCTGTGGCGAGTAAATGCAAGATGGTATTGGTTGAACCGCCCATCGCAATATCGAGACACATGGCATTTGCAAAAGCAGCTTTATTGGCAATATTACGTGGTAGTGCTGACTCATCGTTATCTTGGTAGTAACGCTTAGTTAATTCAACGATCTGCTTACCGGCCTTTAAGAACAGTTTTTCACGATCGGCATGAGTGGCTAACATAGAGCCGTTACCCGGAAGCGCTAAACCTAATGCTTCGGCTAAACAGTTCATTGAGTTAGCGGTGAACATACCAGAGCATGAACCACAAGTTGGACAGGCTGAACGTTCTACTTGGTCAGATTGTGCGTCAGATACTGTTGGATCGGCACCTTGGATCATCGCATCAACTAAATCGAGTTTAATTATTTGGTCGGAAAGCTTAGTTTTACCGGCTTCCATTGGACCGCCAGAAACAAAAATAACAGGAATGTTAAGGCGCATCGCGGCCATCAACATGCCCGGGGTGATTTTGTCACAGTTTGAAATACATACCATGGCATCAGCGCAATGGGCATTTACCATATATTCTACAGAATCAGCTATAAGATCGCGCGACGGTAAACTGTAAAGCATACCGCTGTGTCCCATAGCAATACCGTCATCAACAGCAATGGTATTAAACTCTTTAGCTACACCACCTGCTTCTTCAATTGCGCCTGCCACTAACTGGCCCATGTCTTTTAAATGTACATGACCAGGAACAAATTGAGTGAATGAATTCACTACAGCAACAATTGGCTTGCCAAAGTCGCCATCTGTCATACCGGTAGCGCGCCATAAAGCACGTGCTCCCGCCATATTACGACCTTGGGTAGACGTTGCTGATTTCAATTTAGGCATTGTATTTCCTTTGTTTCTCTTTAAATTTAAGTGATTATTTAATCGGTTACTTAACTGGATCTAACCAGTTATCTGCAATCTCTGTTGTTCCATCGAACATACCAAAGAATGCATCTTGAATTTTCTTAGTGATTTCACCACGTTTACCACAACCAACTTGCATACCGTCAACAGTACTTAC of Thalassotalea fonticola contains these proteins:
- a CDS encoding M14 family metallopeptidase, translated to MFIKIPFLCFLLLAVVSSLSVTDAKAHNAPERKQLRKLSHFNKEGVYFSNLANGTRLNKVTKLSREHYEITISSEFIPTNSSSFFAFQLWADEKKTIKISLKYTEYKHRYIPKLSEDGLIWRPIKGLILSESDTTATFDITLSSKKLWLSAQEIESSEHTYEWLDKFISNKSYIRKHSVGKTVLKQDLFVVSSEQESVKPSVVLIARQHPPEIPGGVIAFKAFFEEVMGVSNLAQNFRKEFNIYAFPLLNPDGADNGNWRHNSNGKDLNRDWEAFTQPETLAVKNFVIEKVKQENKSIWFGIDFHTSYNGPYLLILNEENEQMAKTRIIPRLINNINDQTPIFNQYRRRDQDLPYCYNWFYKAFGSEAITYEEGDETDRSIIKARARLYAKSLMQQMLLELKLK
- a CDS encoding aspartyl protease family protein, giving the protein MKLKPGLFNLLVIALITAALSGCQLFQAAKFTYANATSTHKWLSNSNTTQIPFTLVSDLIIVPVSINGSEPLNFVFDTGAAATVILESNDTHSLELKSDTKLDISGGGESFQSIANVVPNINVTLGDIELIEQTIIHLPVSSVPFFKDRDSVFFDGIIGYDFLKRFAIKVDYDKAIITLSEQTDYAKAEIEHDKSWHPLPISIEGGMSYVSVDAQLSTKQVTPLKLLIDTGFSGTFEIVQAQHENYLAPYYPSRIQGLNGYSTVHVSNSKSLSLGRYSKNNVPVLFNMSSNKDVENSELLGNQFLKHFNIIFDYRNEQLFIKPNQNFDRPINLDKSGLRLMPHKLGAIVNDVSAKTGADNLGLKTGDIITSYNGKKITPEGFSTLTSTLASNLQRIKLCWLSNSTEICDDLVLASRLKQ
- a CDS encoding BaiN/RdsA family NAD(P)/FAD-dependent oxidoreductase, which translates into the protein MALEKVDVVVIGAGAAGLMCAINAGYRGRSVAVVDMGKKPGRKIIISGGGRCNFTNQNAEPDNYLCTNPHFVKSALSRYTQYDFIDMVERHGVEYHHKTLGQLFCDDSAHNIVDMLLTECDWAGVSIHLQSEVHKVNKTDDGYIVTTNGKDFHCQSLVVAAGGLTMPKLGATPIGYKIAEQFGLKVLPTCAALVPFTLHEQDKQRFDGLSGISVDSIVSSEDGTSFRENILFTHRGLSGPAILQISSFWQAGQSVSINLIPDFDLEQRLQDIRQESPQRALKTVLSHLLPKRLIERLYDAEELPDKPMNQLNHHEFKDIANYFHHWQIKPNGTEGYRTAEVTLGGVDTDELSSKTMESKKASGLYFIGEVADVTGWLGGYNFQWAWSSGWAAGQVV
- the ftnA gene encoding non-heme ferritin, coding for MLKKEMVQQLNSQINLEFYSSNLYLQMSAWCEDKGFEGAAAFMHKHAIEEMQHMNRLFTYVSETGAMPILGAIEAPPHEFKSLVDVFQATYEHECLITEKINSLAHFAFTNQDYSTFNFLQWFVSEQHEEETLFKSIIDKIELVGNDGHALFFVDKDLAEMAKQGSTSAVPEPGM
- a CDS encoding peroxiredoxin; protein product: MIKVNDTIPAGTLQQLTASGMENHNSDELFANKKTVMFAVPGAFTPTCSVSHLPGYVVNFDAFKAKGVDQIICLSVNDAFVMEAWGNAQNAEHLMMLADGDGSFTKSLGLTMDTASFGGLRSQRYAMVIENGVVTHLHVEAPKEFEVSTAESILAVL
- a CDS encoding LabA-like NYN domain-containing protein; its protein translation is MPEASGKTVAIFVDVQNIYYTCRQGFNRSFDYNTFWAYAGANHQIIKANAYAIDSGNEKQRQFQNILRAIGFEVKLKPYIQRKDGSAKGDWDVGITLDAIEYGPKADKVILLSGDGDFDLLVNKLRSKYKCEVEVVGVEQLTANSLLIACDKFTPIKADLLL
- the ilvA gene encoding threonine ammonia-lyase, biosynthetic, whose protein sequence is MRDIGLEYLRRILMAPVYDVAVETELTSCTKLSTKLGNEIYLKREDQQPVHSFKLRGAYNKLAQLPKEQSQHGVIAASAGNHAQGLALAAKKLGIKATIFMPITTPDIKVDNVRRFGAEVRLVGKSFNEAQQASMEYAEQENKTIIHPFDDPDVIAGQGTVAKELMQQLPNADVVFIPVGGGGLLAGMAVYLKQLSPNTKVIGVEAEDSACLAAAMVAGKPVDLDHVGLFADGVAVKRIGSNTFSLIKNFCDEVITVSSDEICASIKDIFEQTRVIAEPAGALSLAGLTKYCQTSSGNEKLAAVLSGANMNFHSLRYVSERCELGEQKEAVLSVVIPEEKGSFRRFCQSLNGKAITEFNYRYADASQAHIFVGVRLSEGKAELEQLIQHLTEQGYQVSDFTDNELAKLHVRYMIGGQATAPQNERLFRFEFPEYPGALEKFLDTLGELWNISLFHYRNHGAAFGQVLAGIEVNNENQLAFFRHIKDLGFNYKEETDNPAYQAFLSK
- the ilvD gene encoding dihydroxy-acid dehydratase, whose protein sequence is MPKLKSATSTQGRNMAGARALWRATGMTDGDFGKPIVAVVNSFTQFVPGHVHLKDMGQLVAGAIEEAGGVAKEFNTIAVDDGIAMGHSGMLYSLPSRDLIADSVEYMVNAHCADAMVCISNCDKITPGMLMAAMRLNIPVIFVSGGPMEAGKTKLSDQIIKLDLVDAMIQGADPTVSDAQSDQVERSACPTCGSCSGMFTANSMNCLAEALGLALPGNGSMLATHADREKLFLKAGKQIVELTKRYYQDNDESALPRNIANKAAFANAMCLDIAMGGSTNTILHLLATAQEAEIDYTMEDMDKLSRIVPQLCKVAPSTPEYHMEDVHRAGGVIAILGELARANLLTTDVPNVLGTTLADVIAKYDITVTDDEDVKKFYRAGPAGIRTTKAFSQDCRWDTLDDDRENGCIRNLENAFSTEGGLAVLSGNIAVDGCVVKTAGVSDDNLTFTGPAHIFESQDAAVAGILDGKVVAGEVVVIRYEGPKGGPGMQEMLYPTTYLKSMGLGKACALLTDGRFSGGTSGLSIGHVSPEAAAGGTIGLVEQGDIIHIDIPNRSIKLELSEEVLAARRVAMDAKGRDAWTPVNRDRPISYALKNYAMLATSADKGAVRNRELLDQLGY